From Pelagicoccus albus, the proteins below share one genomic window:
- a CDS encoding ThuA domain-containing protein has protein sequence MNTAFKALLLATLACSAFFRIALAEEAIKPIKTMLLTGQSNKYHNWKVSSAAIERYLQETGLFEVDVILTPPGGESMQGFSPDWSKYQVVVMDYEGAEWPEETKHSFVEYMKNGGGLVTIHAADNSFPLWAEFNKMIGVGGWGGSGLHEPPLSDKPKFQASRNERWGPRIYWRSCEVVHDQSPGAAGHPPPHEWLLTVRNSEHPVTEGLPEVWLNGRDELYSGLRGPAENLDLLATGFADPDQRGASPHNEPVFMAISYGEGRVFHSTLGHVGAGDDSNAPAINNVAYIVSLQRGTEWAATGDVTQAVPEDFPTAYRSSYRKGE, from the coding sequence ATGAATACAGCATTCAAAGCTCTCCTTTTAGCTACCTTAGCCTGCAGCGCATTCTTTCGAATCGCTCTCGCCGAAGAAGCGATCAAGCCCATCAAGACAATGCTGCTGACGGGCCAATCCAACAAGTACCACAACTGGAAAGTCTCGTCTGCTGCCATCGAACGCTATTTGCAGGAGACAGGCCTTTTTGAGGTGGACGTCATCCTGACCCCGCCGGGCGGCGAGAGCATGCAGGGCTTTTCGCCCGACTGGTCGAAATATCAAGTAGTGGTTATGGATTACGAAGGAGCGGAATGGCCAGAGGAGACAAAGCATTCATTTGTTGAATACATGAAAAACGGCGGCGGACTCGTGACCATTCACGCGGCGGACAATTCCTTTCCTCTCTGGGCGGAGTTTAATAAAATGATTGGCGTAGGTGGATGGGGAGGCTCCGGATTGCACGAGCCCCCTCTCTCGGACAAGCCGAAATTCCAAGCCAGTCGCAACGAGCGTTGGGGCCCCCGCATTTACTGGCGTTCTTGCGAAGTCGTGCACGACCAGTCTCCCGGAGCTGCCGGGCACCCTCCGCCTCACGAATGGCTTCTAACCGTGAGAAACTCGGAGCACCCCGTCACCGAAGGACTGCCAGAGGTCTGGCTAAACGGACGGGACGAGCTTTACTCCGGTCTGCGCGGACCCGCTGAAAATCTGGATCTGCTAGCCACCGGCTTTGCCGATCCCGACCAGCGAGGTGCTTCCCCTCACAACGAACCGGTCTTCATGGCCATATCTTACGGAGAAGGTCGCGTCTTCCATTCGACGCTCGGCCACGTAGGAGCTGGGGACGATTCCAACGCTCCAGCGATCAACAATGTCGCATATATCGTAAGCCTCCAGCGAGGTACGGAATGGGCAGCCACTGGTGACGTCACTCAAGCAGTCCCCGAAGACTTCCCCACCGCCTATCGAAGTTCCTATCGGAAAGGCGAATAA
- a CDS encoding family 43 glycosylhydrolase, translating into MKKRKLSILLGSALFAAALCHASNPLDLGEVRTADPSGHVWADGRMYLYVSHDEECQEDFWMKDWLIYSSEDLVNWTSHGAALSVDDLSWADNYAWAPDAAYKDGKYYFCFPAGTGHKDRVNPENSTKWMGIGIAESDSPTGPFKDMIGAPLWTEPYANDPCLFVDDDGEAYLYFHGGNGHDWLVAKMADDMRSVEGDFVKMDMGGHEPKMEGPWVFKRGDLYYFTMPENNRELSHYVSHSPLGPWEYRGVFMEQESESNNHHSIVEFKGQWILFYHRWLDIDSDCGPQRHVCAEYLSFDENGTILEVERSSEGVGRSNKS; encoded by the coding sequence ATGAAAAAGAGAAAGCTCTCCATTCTCCTTGGCAGCGCTTTGTTTGCCGCTGCACTCTGCCACGCTTCCAATCCTCTCGATTTGGGTGAGGTCAGAACAGCCGATCCTTCCGGTCATGTATGGGCCGATGGACGCATGTATCTCTACGTGTCGCACGACGAGGAGTGCCAAGAGGATTTCTGGATGAAGGATTGGTTGATCTACTCGTCGGAGGATTTGGTTAACTGGACCTCCCATGGAGCGGCCTTGTCGGTGGACGATTTGTCATGGGCGGATAACTACGCTTGGGCACCCGACGCTGCTTACAAGGACGGGAAATACTATTTTTGCTTTCCAGCTGGAACCGGGCACAAGGATCGGGTCAATCCCGAGAATAGCACCAAGTGGATGGGAATCGGGATCGCCGAGAGCGATTCTCCGACGGGACCCTTTAAAGATATGATCGGTGCGCCGCTTTGGACAGAGCCTTACGCCAATGATCCTTGCCTATTCGTAGACGACGATGGGGAAGCTTACCTCTATTTCCACGGAGGGAATGGCCATGACTGGCTTGTTGCCAAGATGGCCGACGACATGCGGAGTGTCGAAGGCGACTTCGTGAAAATGGATATGGGCGGGCACGAGCCCAAGATGGAGGGACCATGGGTTTTCAAGCGGGGCGATCTCTATTATTTCACCATGCCGGAAAACAATCGTGAGCTCTCGCACTATGTTAGCCATTCGCCCTTGGGCCCTTGGGAGTACCGCGGGGTCTTCATGGAGCAAGAGTCCGAAAGCAATAATCACCACTCCATCGTCGAGTTCAAGGGGCAGTGGATTCTGTTTTACCACCGCTGGCTTGATATCGACTCCGATTGCGGACCTCAGAGACATGTGTGCGCCGAGTACCTCAGCTTCGATGAAAATGGAACCATTCTTGAGGTCGAGCGGAGCTCGGAAGGTGTGGGTCGGTCGAATAAGAGCTAA
- a CDS encoding carbohydrate-binding domain-containing protein, with translation MSPKSLLKTLFSTASVFLALVVQLRAEVDRDRLEESDFAKTVEIVFNGSSSTVSSAADVSISYGSQSSQVIVTANEPGVRFTLSGSSSNGYLQVTSAYRCLVDLEGVELASGDGPALALLTEERSFLTLGEGSVNVLSDSATYTRDGNGTIDASGGLMVSGDGSLQVSSLAAHAIYAADDIRVFGGKIEVTAAAKDALHPKDLFRLDHGSLTLDASGDGIDAGDGIEIYGGSVQVVCPEDDSKGLATDGNFTMAGGTVVVSMEGAQSKAISADGDFSMTGGSAFLKLSGDVVLETVEGDASTYMDPSYSSALKCKGAVSVSDGSLLVTHTGLAGKGISADGEISVSGGGIDISLMGGASDSFTDEDGETDTATADAIKSDTNILITDGQIRIRLAGASSDGLSASEALTIEGGEFVLDLEGDASKGLKSKGTMTLAGGEFDFYLTGDVLLESVSTSYYDPSYCTAIKCDDSLTVSGGTFVVKHAGTAGKGVSVDGDIVMSGGSFDIYTTGGPSSTFTNESGSTDIAASDCFKADGNLTITGGTLLTEATGNAGDAISCVGDATLGVLGDDTYPIITANVSGSRVSVSNRNYSNPKGFKSEGDLVMNGGHFSSTTTSSGAEGMESKASLTIAGGIIEIEAADDGINASRSLTISGGQVYSYSSSNDGIDSNGTITISGGTVLASGSTSPEEGFDCDNNTFTITGGIVVGTGGSTSTPSSSTSTQRSVIYSGTGTKDVVLQVKSSSGDNLVYRIPRSYAGGGGGRGGSSGGSMTLLFSNPNLASSTKYTILTGVTATGGTEFHGLITGATVSGGTQVTTFTPSSMVTSVN, from the coding sequence ATGTCTCCGAAATCACTCCTAAAAACCCTTTTCTCAACAGCCTCCGTTTTTCTAGCTTTGGTGGTTCAACTTCGAGCCGAGGTCGACCGGGACCGTCTGGAAGAATCTGATTTCGCCAAGACGGTTGAAATCGTTTTTAATGGCAGCAGTTCGACCGTTTCGAGCGCTGCTGATGTATCGATCAGTTATGGTAGCCAGAGCTCGCAAGTGATCGTAACCGCTAACGAACCTGGCGTTCGTTTCACTCTGTCCGGAAGTTCAAGCAACGGGTACCTGCAAGTAACAAGTGCGTACCGCTGTTTAGTGGACCTTGAAGGAGTGGAGCTGGCGAGCGGAGATGGACCGGCATTAGCTCTACTCACCGAGGAGCGGAGTTTTTTAACCTTAGGCGAAGGCTCGGTCAATGTCCTCTCGGATTCCGCGACTTACACAAGAGATGGAAATGGTACGATTGATGCCTCTGGCGGATTAATGGTTTCCGGCGATGGAAGCCTGCAGGTGTCAAGCTTGGCTGCCCATGCAATTTACGCGGCTGACGATATTCGTGTGTTTGGCGGCAAGATCGAAGTAACTGCGGCAGCGAAAGATGCGTTGCATCCTAAAGACTTGTTCCGACTCGATCACGGCTCGCTCACGCTTGATGCCTCCGGCGACGGAATTGATGCAGGAGATGGGATCGAAATTTACGGCGGATCAGTACAGGTAGTCTGCCCAGAAGATGACTCCAAAGGCTTGGCGACCGATGGGAACTTCACGATGGCGGGGGGAACTGTGGTCGTATCCATGGAAGGGGCACAGTCTAAGGCAATCTCGGCCGATGGTGATTTTTCCATGACGGGAGGCTCCGCGTTTCTGAAACTATCCGGAGATGTGGTTCTCGAAACAGTGGAAGGCGACGCCTCGACTTATATGGATCCTTCTTATTCCAGCGCTTTGAAGTGTAAGGGGGCGGTTTCCGTAAGCGACGGCTCTTTGCTCGTCACGCATACAGGCCTAGCAGGCAAGGGGATATCCGCGGATGGCGAGATCTCCGTAAGCGGAGGTGGAATTGATATCAGCCTAATGGGTGGAGCCTCCGATTCATTCACGGACGAGGATGGCGAGACGGACACAGCGACTGCGGACGCGATTAAGTCGGATACCAATATTCTAATTACCGATGGGCAAATTCGGATACGATTGGCAGGTGCTTCCAGCGATGGACTTTCCGCGTCTGAGGCTTTGACTATCGAAGGGGGAGAGTTCGTTTTGGATCTGGAAGGGGATGCTTCTAAGGGCTTGAAAAGCAAGGGGACGATGACCTTGGCCGGTGGGGAATTCGACTTTTACCTAACCGGTGATGTATTGCTCGAATCCGTATCCACTTCTTATTACGATCCCTCTTATTGCACGGCGATCAAGTGTGATGACTCGCTGACAGTTTCGGGTGGCACCTTTGTGGTAAAACACGCAGGAACTGCTGGAAAAGGCGTATCGGTTGATGGAGATATCGTGATGAGTGGAGGCTCGTTTGATATTTATACGACCGGAGGACCATCTTCTACGTTTACCAACGAGAGCGGCTCCACAGATATCGCAGCCTCAGATTGTTTTAAGGCAGATGGAAATCTTACGATCACGGGAGGCACTCTACTCACAGAAGCAACGGGGAATGCCGGAGATGCCATCTCATGTGTAGGAGATGCGACTCTTGGAGTTTTGGGAGATGATACGTATCCGATTATTACTGCCAATGTGAGTGGTTCGCGTGTCTCTGTTAGCAATCGTAACTATTCAAATCCCAAAGGCTTCAAGTCTGAGGGGGATCTTGTAATGAACGGAGGGCATTTCTCGTCGACAACTACCAGTTCGGGAGCGGAGGGAATGGAGAGTAAAGCAAGCCTTACGATCGCCGGAGGAATAATCGAAATCGAAGCGGCCGATGACGGCATCAACGCTTCTCGCAGTTTAACTATTTCTGGAGGACAGGTCTACAGCTACAGTAGTAGTAACGATGGTATCGATTCAAATGGTACCATTACAATTAGTGGAGGCACTGTTTTGGCGTCTGGATCTACATCTCCTGAAGAAGGCTTTGATTGCGACAACAATACTTTCACGATTACAGGTGGTATTGTCGTAGGAACAGGAGGATCCACTAGTACTCCGAGTTCATCGACGAGTACTCAACGATCCGTGATTTATTCCGGAACGGGAACCAAGGATGTCGTGTTGCAGGTGAAGTCGTCTAGCGGTGATAATCTGGTATACCGAATCCCGAGAAGTTATGCCGGCGGTGGAGGTGGTAGAGGCGGAAGCTCCGGCGGGTCTATGACCTTGCTCTTCAGCAATCCGAATTTGGCGTCTTCGACCAAGTACACCATTCTTACCGGGGTCACTGCAACGGGTGGAACTGAATTTCACGGCCTGATCACGGGCGCAACGGTTTCGGGTGGCACACAAGTGACCACTTTCACGCCTAGCTCAATGGTGACTTCCGTAAACTAA
- a CDS encoding leucine-rich repeat domain-containing protein: MNKQTFFVSAICLLATVSGFADSTYTYSLRDSEATISGFVEGVEPSGSLSIPSSVDGYTVVAIAGAALYDQDGLTSVTFASGSSVSRIGDHAFAGCDELVSVTLPDGVTEIPSGAFFDCPKLSSIELSDSLTKIGDSSFAGCVSLVSIEIPSTLAEIGSSAFSYCESLASIELPSGVAEIPDAAFLGCSALSSIDLASTVSSIGSSSFAQCDSLVQFDLPSGLTSVGEDAFRGCDELVQFGLNASITSLADSVLADCPKLEAFTVAGANTSFSAVDGVLYDSSQTTLVRVPAGKDGSYELPSTVGEISTGAFAHCAHLESVGLTSQIKVIPAEAFYYATGLESITFPETITSIGEWAFGGCSGMDEIELPANLLELGADAFHYASSLSSALFLGDSPGMGEAVFDNTASDFTIYYLEGASGFTTPTWMLYAAYILGDTTTFVEWLVENGFSEDTDISDDVNGDGVSLGLAYAFGLDPAEDLSESLPKATLEEDGVSLSYYGARSEVTYEVEASTDLVNWSDSEVELVREGTDGVVKASALAYGESIFLRLRILFE; the protein is encoded by the coding sequence ATGAATAAGCAGACTTTTTTTGTATCGGCTATTTGCCTACTGGCGACTGTTAGTGGCTTCGCGGACTCGACCTATACCTATTCCTTGAGGGATTCAGAGGCCACTATTTCTGGCTTTGTTGAAGGTGTGGAACCCTCGGGTTCTCTGAGCATACCAAGCAGTGTAGATGGCTACACAGTCGTGGCGATCGCTGGAGCGGCTCTTTACGATCAGGATGGCCTGACGAGTGTTACGTTCGCGTCAGGTAGCAGCGTCTCTCGGATCGGCGATCATGCGTTTGCAGGGTGCGATGAACTCGTATCGGTGACTTTGCCAGATGGTGTGACGGAAATCCCATCCGGCGCGTTCTTCGATTGTCCAAAATTGAGCTCTATCGAGTTGTCGGACAGTTTGACGAAGATAGGAGATTCGTCATTCGCCGGATGCGTTTCACTTGTTAGTATTGAAATACCTAGTACATTAGCTGAAATTGGATCTTCCGCTTTTTCTTATTGCGAAAGCCTAGCGTCTATCGAGTTGCCAAGTGGAGTGGCGGAAATACCGGATGCCGCTTTTCTAGGCTGCTCAGCTCTGTCCAGTATTGATTTAGCAAGTACAGTTTCTTCGATCGGAAGTTCAAGTTTTGCCCAATGTGATAGTTTGGTTCAATTCGATTTACCAAGCGGTTTAACGAGTGTCGGGGAGGACGCCTTCAGAGGCTGTGACGAGCTGGTTCAGTTCGGCTTAAATGCGAGCATCACCAGCTTAGCCGACAGTGTTTTGGCGGATTGCCCGAAGCTCGAGGCATTTACGGTGGCTGGGGCGAATACGAGCTTCAGCGCTGTCGATGGTGTTCTATACGACAGCAGTCAGACTACGCTTGTGCGTGTTCCCGCGGGCAAGGATGGTAGCTATGAATTGCCATCTACGGTGGGCGAGATTTCAACGGGTGCGTTTGCCCATTGTGCCCATTTGGAATCCGTTGGTTTGACTAGTCAAATCAAGGTGATTCCAGCGGAAGCTTTTTATTATGCCACAGGTCTGGAATCAATCACGTTTCCCGAAACGATTACCAGTATTGGCGAGTGGGCTTTTGGCGGATGCAGTGGTATGGACGAAATCGAGCTACCGGCTAATTTACTGGAACTCGGAGCGGATGCGTTCCATTACGCGAGCAGTCTTTCTTCGGCCCTCTTCCTAGGCGATAGCCCAGGCATGGGTGAGGCCGTTTTTGATAATACCGCCTCGGATTTCACTATCTATTATCTGGAAGGAGCAAGCGGTTTTACCACTCCGACTTGGATGCTCTACGCAGCCTACATTTTGGGTGACACGACAACGTTTGTAGAATGGTTGGTGGAGAACGGTTTTTCAGAGGACACGGATATCAGTGATGACGTCAATGGGGACGGAGTGAGCCTTGGCCTTGCTTACGCATTTGGTTTGGACCCGGCGGAGGATTTGAGCGAATCTCTCCCGAAGGCTACTCTGGAGGAAGATGGCGTGAGTCTCAGCTATTACGGCGCTCGTTCGGAGGTAACGTATGAAGTGGAGGCGAGTACGGATTTGGTCAACTGGAGCGATTCTGAGGTAGAACTTGTGCGCGAGGGAACAGATGGGGTTGTTAAAGCATCGGCTCTCGCCTACGGGGAATCCATTTTTCTCCGCTTAAGAATTTTGTTCGAATAG
- a CDS encoding sugar-binding domain-containing protein, translating to MFRIIALLCMAICLSSNLIGQGFGESKAIHDWKFHLGDLQYGGRAMVDESKWEDVRVPHDWTVRQVPSPSKASATGYLAGGIGWYRTHLEIPESAEGRRHYLYFEGVYNKSEVFINGTWLGKRPNGYVSFMYDISEYVKPGEENVVAVRVDHSDDADSRWYTGSGIYRDVFLVSSDPVHFEQWGITYGAEFDSEGAAALTLGAEVRNDSESDSELEVTFELFDAEGALVGKTSGNLALASLESGKSKQTIHVDSPSRWGVDSPYLYTLVSKITEDGQVRDRAETPVGIRSLDFDPNKGFALNGKWMKIKGVCLHHDAGTLGAAVPKEVWRERVLQLKEIGVNAIRMSHNPHAPDLYEVCDEEGVLVMDEGFDEWEYPKKKWLEGWNVGEPGFQGPAEFFREWAERDMESLVKRDRNHPSIIMWSIGNEVDYPNDPYSHEVLDEAGIGQIHRSGFHEEQPHADRLGGIAKRLAAVVRANDMTRPVTAALAGVVMSNETEYPFALDVAGYNYTESRYEMDHKKYPDRVIYGSENRHDLAAWKAVRDNDYIFGQFLWTGFDYLGEAGRWPSRGFGTGLIDQANTIKGLGYFRKALWTEEPMVYVGSYPAGDSSRPPYIGAPQLWNWEEGQETRVVAYTNCDAAELYLNGELVGKRKDYDDDTAIIYWDIPFQAGSLEVRAFRDGELVASNKVATGGAPVEIVGRVSSETLSANGGVALVYLEAHDEDGLLARLADNMVRCQVTGAGKLLGLENGSGDVTVDFTKNQLRFKNGRLLAYIQTTEEEGPIEVEFTSPYLSALSVSLKSVR from the coding sequence ATGTTTAGAATTATAGCCCTGCTGTGTATGGCCATCTGTCTCTCCTCGAATTTGATTGGCCAAGGTTTTGGTGAGTCCAAGGCGATTCACGATTGGAAATTCCACCTCGGAGACCTCCAGTACGGGGGGCGAGCGATGGTGGACGAGAGTAAATGGGAAGACGTAAGAGTGCCGCACGATTGGACAGTGCGGCAGGTTCCAAGCCCAAGTAAGGCCAGCGCAACCGGTTACTTAGCGGGCGGAATCGGCTGGTATCGTACGCATTTGGAGATTCCCGAGTCTGCCGAGGGAAGACGTCACTATCTCTACTTCGAGGGGGTGTACAACAAAAGCGAAGTGTTCATCAACGGAACTTGGCTGGGCAAACGGCCAAATGGCTACGTCTCCTTCATGTACGATATCAGTGAATACGTGAAGCCGGGAGAAGAAAATGTAGTGGCAGTGAGAGTTGATCACAGCGACGATGCGGATTCACGTTGGTACACAGGGTCGGGGATCTATCGGGACGTTTTTCTAGTCAGTTCCGATCCCGTGCATTTTGAGCAATGGGGTATTACCTATGGAGCGGAATTCGATTCGGAAGGTGCAGCGGCTTTGACGCTGGGAGCCGAAGTTCGGAACGATTCAGAGTCAGATTCCGAACTGGAGGTCACGTTTGAACTATTCGATGCGGAAGGTGCCTTGGTTGGCAAAACTTCGGGAAATCTTGCCCTAGCCAGCCTGGAGTCGGGCAAATCCAAACAAACGATCCATGTCGATTCACCAAGCCGTTGGGGAGTTGATTCTCCATACCTTTATACCCTCGTTTCGAAGATTACCGAGGATGGGCAAGTTCGAGATAGGGCAGAGACTCCTGTCGGTATCCGAAGTTTGGATTTCGACCCAAACAAGGGATTCGCGCTTAACGGGAAATGGATGAAAATCAAAGGGGTGTGCCTGCACCATGATGCCGGTACGCTTGGTGCAGCGGTCCCCAAGGAAGTGTGGCGAGAACGCGTTCTGCAATTGAAGGAGATTGGCGTGAACGCGATTCGTATGAGCCACAATCCGCATGCTCCAGACCTTTACGAGGTTTGCGATGAAGAGGGGGTGCTGGTGATGGACGAAGGATTCGATGAATGGGAGTATCCGAAAAAGAAGTGGCTGGAAGGTTGGAATGTAGGTGAACCTGGATTTCAAGGGCCCGCGGAGTTTTTCCGCGAGTGGGCAGAGCGCGACATGGAGTCTTTGGTCAAACGTGATCGCAATCATCCCTCCATCATCATGTGGAGCATCGGAAACGAGGTTGATTATCCAAACGATCCATACAGCCACGAAGTTTTGGATGAGGCAGGTATTGGCCAAATCCACCGTTCTGGTTTTCACGAAGAACAACCTCACGCGGATCGCCTGGGAGGAATCGCTAAGCGTCTCGCAGCTGTTGTTCGAGCCAACGACATGACTCGCCCTGTGACAGCGGCTCTTGCCGGAGTCGTGATGTCGAACGAAACCGAGTATCCATTTGCCTTGGACGTGGCCGGATACAATTATACCGAGAGTCGTTACGAAATGGATCATAAGAAATATCCTGATCGAGTGATCTATGGCAGCGAGAACCGCCACGATCTTGCCGCTTGGAAAGCGGTACGGGACAACGATTACATTTTTGGACAATTCCTTTGGACCGGTTTCGATTATCTAGGGGAGGCAGGGCGTTGGCCATCTCGAGGCTTTGGGACTGGATTGATCGACCAAGCGAACACCATCAAGGGGCTTGGCTACTTCCGTAAGGCTTTGTGGACGGAGGAGCCGATGGTCTACGTGGGCAGTTATCCAGCGGGCGATTCGTCTCGTCCTCCGTATATTGGGGCGCCTCAGCTTTGGAATTGGGAGGAAGGGCAAGAAACTCGAGTGGTTGCCTACACCAATTGTGATGCGGCTGAGCTTTACCTGAATGGAGAGCTGGTGGGAAAGCGGAAGGACTACGACGATGATACAGCGATCATCTATTGGGATATTCCATTTCAAGCGGGCTCGCTGGAAGTTCGTGCTTTTAGGGATGGAGAATTAGTCGCTTCCAATAAAGTGGCAACAGGCGGTGCTCCAGTTGAGATCGTAGGGCGAGTCAGCAGCGAAACGCTGTCGGCGAATGGAGGCGTTGCCTTGGTGTATTTGGAAGCCCATGACGAAGATGGGCTTTTGGCGAGGCTTGCAGATAACATGGTACGCTGCCAAGTGACTGGAGCGGGCAAGTTGCTTGGCTTGGAAAACGGTTCAGGAGACGTGACGGTGGATTTCACCAAAAACCAACTACGTTTCAAAAACGGGAGGCTGCTGGCCTACATCCAGACTACGGAAGAGGAGGGGCCGATTGAAGTGGAATTTACTTCGCCCTATCTGAGTGCGCTCTCTGTTTCGCTGAAGAGCGTTCGGTAG
- a CDS encoding dihydrolipoamide acetyltransferase family protein produces MATFIEMPKLSDTMTVGTVANWLKNEGDAIESGDVIAEIETDKATMELEAFDDGILLKQIAKVGEQVAIGAPIAAIGEEGEEVEVPDAPSAPAASEEKEEEPAEEKSSSSAPAASSSSADSSDRIKASPLAKKLAKSEGVDLSSVKGTGPNGRIVKQDVLDAKEKGGSSSAPASAPAPAAPVTLPGLAIAETQDLPVSSMRGVIAKRLVESKVTAPHFYLQIEVNAANLLATRAKINAELAKVPAEHGGSIKLTVNDFILKASAEALRRVPTMNRAWQGTTIRQNGAVNLAFGVAIEDGLLTPVIRNAESKTLKQIAIEAKELIGKARNKKLSPAEMSDSTFTVTNLGMFGISSFYGIINTPNAGILSVGATENKPIVNEAGEIVPGQIMTIGVSCDHRAVDGAVGAEYLQHLKILLENPALSLI; encoded by the coding sequence ATGGCAACATTCATAGAAATGCCGAAGCTCTCCGACACCATGACTGTCGGAACCGTCGCTAACTGGCTCAAAAACGAGGGCGACGCTATCGAATCTGGCGATGTCATCGCGGAGATCGAAACCGATAAGGCAACCATGGAACTGGAAGCCTTCGACGATGGTATCCTGCTCAAGCAAATCGCAAAGGTTGGAGAGCAGGTAGCGATCGGCGCACCGATCGCAGCCATCGGTGAAGAGGGAGAAGAGGTAGAAGTACCAGACGCTCCTTCCGCACCAGCTGCATCGGAAGAAAAGGAGGAGGAGCCAGCGGAAGAAAAGTCCAGCTCTTCAGCTCCAGCAGCCTCTTCTAGCTCCGCTGACTCCAGCGACCGCATCAAGGCCTCCCCTCTAGCTAAGAAGTTGGCGAAATCTGAAGGAGTCGACCTCTCTTCAGTGAAAGGAACCGGCCCCAACGGACGCATCGTTAAGCAGGACGTTTTGGACGCTAAGGAAAAGGGAGGCTCTTCCAGCGCTCCAGCTTCTGCTCCAGCTCCGGCCGCTCCCGTCACTTTACCCGGCCTTGCTATCGCCGAGACTCAAGACCTTCCGGTTTCTTCCATGCGTGGCGTAATCGCAAAGCGTCTGGTAGAATCCAAGGTCACCGCTCCTCACTTCTACCTGCAGATCGAAGTCAACGCGGCGAACTTGCTCGCCACTCGCGCCAAGATCAACGCCGAGCTGGCTAAGGTCCCTGCAGAGCACGGCGGCAGCATTAAGCTCACCGTAAACGACTTCATCCTGAAGGCGTCTGCCGAAGCCCTACGCCGCGTGCCAACCATGAACCGAGCTTGGCAAGGTACGACCATCCGCCAAAACGGCGCGGTCAACTTGGCATTTGGCGTGGCGATCGAAGACGGACTGCTCACTCCTGTTATCCGCAACGCGGAAAGCAAGACGCTCAAGCAGATCGCCATCGAGGCCAAGGAACTCATCGGTAAGGCTCGCAACAAGAAGCTCAGCCCTGCAGAAATGTCCGACAGCACCTTCACGGTCACCAACCTCGGCATGTTCGGTATTAGCAGCTTCTACGGCATCATCAACACACCAAACGCGGGTATCCTTTCCGTGGGAGCCACTGAGAACAAGCCGATCGTCAACGAGGCTGGCGAGATCGTTCCTGGCCAGATCATGACCATCGGAGTCAGCTGCGACCACCGTGCCGTAGATGGAGCCGTAGGAGCGGAATACTTGCAGCACCTAAAAATCCTGCTCGAAAACCCAGCCCTCTCGCTCATCTAA
- a CDS encoding alpha-ketoacid dehydrogenase subunit beta, giving the protein MPEISYRQAIKDALAEEIERDENVVVIGEEVAQYNGAYKVTEGLLERYGPKRIVDAPISEAGFIGMGIGASMLGVRPVMELMFWSFAYVAWDQMINNAGCVRYMSGGLINVPIVIRGPANGGTNVGATHSHTPENLIANMPGLKVVCPATPYDAKGLMKAAIRDNDPVYVMESTLLYGTTGEVPEEEYVIPLGKADIKKEGTDVTIVCHGPSVPVALTAAQVLEEEHNISAEVVDLRSIRPLDEETIINSVKKTSRAVLVEENRPFCGVDAQIAYTIQNKAFDYLDAPILRVSTIDAPAMYSPAIEPEQLPKAATVVDKVLSIM; this is encoded by the coding sequence ATGCCAGAGATCTCTTACAGACAGGCAATCAAGGACGCGCTCGCCGAAGAAATCGAGCGAGACGAGAACGTCGTCGTCATCGGCGAAGAAGTAGCCCAGTATAACGGCGCCTACAAGGTAACCGAAGGCCTCCTCGAGCGCTACGGACCGAAGCGCATCGTCGACGCCCCAATCTCCGAAGCCGGCTTCATCGGCATGGGCATCGGAGCCTCCATGTTGGGCGTTCGCCCCGTTATGGAGCTCATGTTCTGGAGCTTCGCCTACGTCGCTTGGGACCAGATGATCAACAACGCCGGCTGCGTGCGCTACATGTCGGGCGGCCTGATCAATGTGCCAATCGTGATCCGCGGACCAGCCAATGGCGGCACAAACGTTGGAGCTACCCACTCCCACACACCGGAAAACCTTATCGCCAACATGCCTGGTTTGAAGGTTGTCTGCCCAGCCACGCCTTACGATGCCAAGGGTCTTATGAAAGCCGCTATACGCGACAACGACCCCGTTTACGTTATGGAGTCCACCCTCCTCTACGGAACCACCGGCGAAGTCCCCGAGGAAGAGTACGTCATCCCTCTCGGCAAGGCTGACATCAAGAAGGAAGGCACAGACGTCACCATCGTTTGCCACGGCCCATCCGTTCCAGTCGCCCTCACCGCGGCTCAAGTCCTCGAAGAGGAGCACAACATCAGCGCTGAAGTAGTCGACCTCCGCTCCATCCGTCCTTTGGACGAGGAGACCATCATCAACTCGGTCAAGAAGACTTCTCGCGCCGTGCTGGTGGAAGAAAATCGCCCCTTCTGCGGCGTAGACGCCCAAATCGCCTACACCATCCAGAACAAGGCCTTCGACTACCTTGACGCTCCGATTCTGCGCGTCTCGACCATCGACGCCCCAGCCATGTACAGTCCTGCCATCGAGCCGGAGCAGTTGCCTAAGGCCGCCACCGTGGTCGACAAGGTTCTGTCCATCATGTAA